From one Candidatus Chlorobium masyuteum genomic stretch:
- a CDS encoding WbuC family cupin fold metalloprotein, with product MLLSTVKQVWNKTCSRSLQFGTRYLDRLSLEADKSSRKRQHRNIHSSYQDPCQRLFNAIAVDSYILPHRHALDPKTETLIAVRGLFALILFDETGVIVDTIKFGSEKYASTEDLASGVELPSGSWHTVVALVPGSVLFEVKAGPFNPDQAKEVALWAPQEGSEEAALYLKNLQVIVQEDKR from the coding sequence ATGCTTCTAAGTACCGTTAAACAAGTATGGAATAAAACGTGCAGCAGGAGCTTGCAATTTGGTACACGTTATCTGGATCGCCTGAGCCTTGAAGCAGATAAATCTTCCAGAAAACGGCAGCACAGGAACATTCACTCAAGCTATCAGGATCCTTGCCAAAGGTTATTCAATGCAATAGCCGTCGACAGCTATATTCTTCCTCACAGGCATGCTCTTGATCCTAAAACAGAGACATTGATTGCTGTTCGAGGGCTGTTTGCCCTGATTTTGTTTGATGAGACTGGGGTTATTGTTGATACGATAAAATTCGGCTCTGAAAAGTATGCTTCAACTGAAGATCTGGCATCCGGTGTTGAGTTACCTTCCGGCTCATGGCATACAGTCGTTGCATTAGTTCCCGGGTCGGTACTTTTTGAAGTTAAGGCTGGGCCATTTAATCCTGACCAAGCTAAAGAGGTTGCTCTATGGGCACCTCAAGAAGGCAGTGAAGAGGCTGCTTTGTATTTGAAAAATTTGCAAGTTATTGTGCAAGAGGATAAGAGATGA
- a CDS encoding nucleotide sugar dehydrogenase, with product MTPIRIAVIGLGYVGLPLAVEFAKKYPVIGFDIKQDRVEDLQSGHDATLEITGDHLKSVLSCNNNSGANGLFITANASELAAANYYIVTVPTPTDKNNRPVLTPLVKASETIGRVLKQGDIVIYESTVYPGATEEDCVPVLERVSGLIFNRDFFAGYSPERINPGDKEHTVTKIKKVTSGSTPETAKKVDELYRSIITAGTHCASSIKVAEAAKVIENSQRDINIAFVNELSMIFNRMGIDTLEVLAAAGTKWNFLPFRPGLVGGHCIGVDPYYLAQKAQEYGYHSEIILAGRRLNDNMGKYVASEVIKLMIARDHKIKGANVLILGITFKENCPDIRNTKVVDIVHELKQYGTQVDIYDPWANPEEVMHEYRLESLSNLNANHYEAVILAVAHDQFKTLDIAALASTENFVVYDIKGVLPQDSVDGRL from the coding sequence ATGACGCCTATCAGAATTGCCGTTATCGGCCTCGGTTATGTAGGGTTGCCTCTTGCTGTGGAATTTGCCAAAAAGTATCCTGTTATCGGGTTTGACATCAAACAGGATCGGGTTGAAGATCTGCAATCCGGTCATGATGCCACGCTTGAGATAACGGGCGATCACCTTAAAAGTGTCCTTAGCTGTAATAACAATAGCGGTGCAAACGGACTTTTTATTACTGCAAACGCGAGTGAGCTTGCTGCTGCAAATTACTACATCGTTACGGTTCCGACTCCAACGGATAAAAACAATCGTCCGGTTCTGACTCCGCTTGTTAAAGCCAGTGAGACGATCGGAAGAGTGCTCAAGCAGGGTGATATCGTTATCTATGAATCAACGGTTTATCCAGGAGCTACCGAAGAGGATTGTGTTCCAGTTCTTGAAAGGGTTTCCGGCCTCATCTTTAACCGGGACTTTTTTGCCGGTTACTCTCCGGAGCGCATCAATCCCGGCGACAAGGAGCATACCGTTACCAAAATAAAGAAGGTAACCTCAGGGTCGACTCCTGAAACCGCCAAAAAAGTTGATGAACTCTATCGCTCTATCATCACGGCCGGAACGCATTGTGCTTCCTCCATCAAGGTTGCCGAAGCAGCAAAAGTAATTGAAAACTCCCAGAGGGACATCAACATTGCTTTTGTCAATGAGCTCTCCATGATATTCAATCGTATGGGCATTGATACACTGGAGGTGCTTGCCGCAGCGGGTACGAAATGGAACTTTCTTCCCTTCCGGCCAGGTCTAGTTGGCGGTCATTGCATTGGTGTTGATCCCTACTACCTTGCTCAAAAGGCTCAGGAGTATGGTTATCATTCCGAAATCATTCTCGCCGGCAGACGGCTCAATGACAATATGGGCAAATATGTTGCCTCTGAAGTCATCAAGCTGATGATTGCCCGGGATCACAAAATAAAGGGAGCTAACGTACTCATACTCGGTATTACCTTCAAGGAGAACTGTCCCGATATCCGCAACACCAAGGTGGTCGATATCGTTCATGAACTCAAGCAGTACGGCACACAAGTAGATATTTATGATCCCTGGGCAAACCCGGAAGAGGTTATGCATGAGTACCGGCTTGAGTCGCTTTCCAACTTGAACGCCAACCATTATGAGGCAGTTATTCTCGCTGTAGCTCACGATCAATTCAAAACACTGGACATTGCTGCGCTCGCTTCCACTGAAAATTTTGTGGTTTATGATATTAAGGGGGTATTACCTCAGGATTCAGTCGATGGCAGGTTATAA
- a CDS encoding class I SAM-dependent methyltransferase: MQDYRDSIIAVVQCPSCACALHEKDGEFLCSGCQKRYPLSAFIADFVELQQRDAIAKKALVTWGENLHHVSSDEEVHSGHFSQFEDVFGSGFFFAEGSRLLEIGCGAGEDAVKLAKSRSDLDILAMDIGENVKTLAERFRTVVNLHFIRGDARLLPLKASLFDYVVSFGVFHHTDDPEKCVKEAFRVLKTGGTAFVYLYKNHEDDLFKRSGIIAETLLMQLIRYMPHRMAQFFCHLLAWPCLLFFSWPAWIMKRIPHLSKLGNAMPLHWGTSPHSIYGDLEDRLLAPVNHRYSYKKFLELFRDAGFTEIKVVTGSGGHYARATKLG; encoded by the coding sequence ATGCAGGATTATAGAGATAGTATCATTGCTGTGGTGCAGTGTCCATCGTGTGCCTGCGCGTTGCACGAAAAGGATGGAGAGTTTCTCTGTTCGGGGTGTCAGAAAAGATATCCGCTCTCTGCTTTTATTGCGGATTTTGTTGAACTGCAGCAGAGAGATGCGATAGCAAAAAAGGCATTGGTTACCTGGGGAGAGAACCTTCATCATGTATCATCTGATGAAGAGGTGCATTCCGGACATTTTTCGCAATTTGAAGATGTATTCGGCTCCGGTTTTTTCTTTGCTGAAGGTTCAAGGCTACTTGAGATTGGTTGCGGTGCCGGTGAAGATGCCGTTAAGCTCGCAAAATCAAGGAGTGACCTTGACATTCTGGCGATGGATATTGGTGAGAATGTCAAAACGCTGGCAGAACGGTTCAGGACTGTCGTCAATCTGCATTTTATCCGGGGTGATGCCAGGTTACTGCCACTAAAGGCCTCACTTTTTGATTATGTCGTTTCTTTCGGTGTGTTTCACCATACGGATGATCCTGAAAAGTGCGTCAAAGAGGCTTTCCGGGTGCTTAAAACGGGCGGGACGGCCTTTGTTTATCTCTACAAGAACCATGAGGATGACCTTTTCAAACGGTCGGGCATTATTGCGGAAACCTTGTTGATGCAACTCATCAGATATATGCCTCACCGGATGGCGCAGTTCTTTTGTCATCTTCTCGCCTGGCCCTGCCTTCTGTTTTTTTCCTGGCCTGCATGGATTATGAAGCGCATTCCCCACCTTTCAAAGCTTGGAAATGCAATGCCTTTGCATTGGGGGACATCACCGCATTCAATTTATGGAGATCTTGAAGACCGTTTGCTTGCACCCGTTAACCATCGGTATTCTTATAAGAAGTTTTTGGAGTTGTTCAGGGATGCAGGTTTTACGGAAATAAAGGTTGTGACCGGTTCAGGAGGCCATTATGCCCGTGCTACCAAACTCGGATGA
- a CDS encoding glycosyltransferase family 4 protein: MYTISSSSYLYNVSKKNRKILISANTTWNLVNFRGGLITKLVANGYEVIALAPEDEYRERLTALGCRYVPLQMDNKGTHPVRDFQLMLGFLKVLFHEKPDAILAYTVKPNIYASLAAKVTGTPVINNISGLGTAFIRGGWMAALVSLLYRTGLSRSKRVYFQNEDDRTLFLEKGLVKRAKTDLLPGSGIDLQHYNPVKHGIGDTPGDGPVFLMVARLLWDKGVREYVDAARIVKKRNPETRFHLLGFLDVKNQTAVPREDVEAWVQEGVIEYLGTSDDVRPFLAAADCVVLPSYREGTPRSLLEAAAMGKPLIATDVPGCREVVCDGVNGYLCKARESNDLAEKIFTFIALPKALQLQFGSHSRNIAETRFDEQIVIRKYLQVVDDVTGSKGGKGR, encoded by the coding sequence GTGTATACTATTTCGTCAAGCAGTTATCTATATAATGTGTCAAAAAAAAATAGAAAAATATTAATAAGTGCCAATACTACATGGAATCTTGTTAATTTCCGTGGAGGGTTAATTACGAAGCTTGTTGCTAACGGTTATGAGGTTATTGCCCTTGCTCCTGAGGATGAATATCGTGAACGGTTGACGGCACTTGGATGCCGCTATGTTCCTTTGCAAATGGATAATAAGGGAACTCATCCAGTTCGCGATTTCCAACTGATGCTTGGCTTTTTAAAAGTATTATTTCATGAAAAGCCTGATGCGATTCTTGCGTATACAGTCAAGCCTAATATCTATGCATCACTTGCTGCAAAAGTAACAGGTACTCCGGTAATCAATAATATTTCCGGTCTGGGTACTGCTTTTATCCGTGGAGGATGGATGGCTGCTCTGGTCAGTCTGCTTTATCGTACAGGATTGAGCCGGTCAAAAAGGGTATATTTTCAAAATGAAGATGACCGTACTCTTTTTCTCGAAAAAGGGCTTGTTAAAAGAGCAAAGACTGACCTTCTTCCCGGATCGGGGATTGATCTGCAGCATTATAATCCGGTTAAGCATGGTATTGGGGACACTCCGGGTGATGGCCCTGTATTTCTTATGGTTGCCAGGCTTCTTTGGGATAAAGGTGTAAGGGAGTATGTTGATGCAGCCAGAATTGTCAAAAAGCGGAATCCTGAAACGCGCTTCCATTTGCTTGGCTTTCTTGATGTGAAGAATCAGACGGCTGTTCCCCGCGAAGATGTAGAGGCCTGGGTACAAGAGGGTGTCATTGAGTATCTCGGTACGTCGGATGATGTCAGACCGTTTCTTGCTGCTGCGGACTGTGTTGTTCTCCCCTCCTACAGGGAAGGAACACCCCGCTCCCTCCTTGAAGCTGCGGCTATGGGTAAACCTTTAATTGCGACCGATGTTCCCGGCTGCCGTGAAGTTGTGTGTGACGGAGTTAATGGGTATTTATGTAAAGCCAGAGAGAGTAATGATTTAGCTGAAAAAATCTTTACGTTTATTGCACTGCCAAAAGCATTGCAATTACAGTTCGGTAGTCATTCGCGAAATATTGCCGAAACACGCTTTGACGAGCAGATTGTGATCCGGAAGTATTTACAAGTTGTCGATGATGTTACCGGGAGTAAAGGTGGTAAGGGGAGATGA
- a CDS encoding B12-binding domain-containing radical SAM protein: MRFLFIYPPLRDVGDLFLPSGILALSSILKNNGWTVDVLNVDVERITDEEVIAYIKKYNPDAIGWSAVASTAYGYIKRMTQKIKNLCVGVPIFLGGNLCSISELLLKCGIDIVFIGEAEISLVKVLERYGGEFIGKKIPDISDIKGVVYYENNEIICTGISEKMTISDSIPSLESTFDEIDINYYITDIIIPSHYGLDQNNYLDYMKSGKKMIILMIQKGCQNACTFCHRNSRYTVYAVDVVIKHIEYLKKKYNIYYFRICSESFIGKKKWILDFAAKVKDLDIIFDILGARVDKVDYEILSNLKNSGMIAIMFGYESGNQAILNQMGKNVLLEDNYKAAELCDELHIASTPQFIIGYPGETVTTLLDTKKFVKKLKKTNISCNMLQVLPGTPIYHYAYVHGYIKDEDSYLMSVSDKDAAEFDSFINMTCMHSSYIKVMRYIILKVARYSVLPRPLYFIVMLFYNLLASAYLVLKLGISISTFKYIASVLFGIDLFGVYAESINIREMMRPYAVDLKCYERIKYGYFM; this comes from the coding sequence AAGAATAACGGATGAAGAAGTTATTGCTTATATAAAAAAATATAATCCAGATGCAATCGGGTGGAGCGCTGTCGCCTCGACGGCATATGGTTATATAAAAAGGATGACACAAAAAATTAAAAATCTATGTGTTGGAGTTCCAATATTTCTTGGTGGAAATCTATGCTCTATTAGTGAACTTTTGTTAAAATGTGGTATTGATATAGTTTTTATCGGCGAAGCTGAGATCAGTTTAGTAAAGGTTCTTGAGCGATATGGGGGTGAATTTATCGGCAAAAAAATCCCTGACATATCAGATATCAAAGGTGTTGTTTATTATGAAAATAATGAAATTATATGCACAGGTATATCTGAAAAAATGACTATATCTGATTCAATTCCATCGCTTGAATCTACATTTGATGAAATTGATATAAACTATTATATAACTGATATTATTATACCAAGTCATTATGGCTTGGATCAAAATAATTATCTTGATTATATGAAATCAGGTAAAAAAATGATTATATTGATGATTCAAAAGGGGTGTCAAAATGCATGTACATTTTGCCATAGGAATTCAAGATATACTGTTTACGCTGTTGATGTGGTTATAAAACATATTGAGTATTTAAAGAAAAAGTACAATATATATTATTTTCGAATTTGTAGCGAGTCATTTATCGGGAAAAAGAAATGGATTTTGGATTTCGCTGCAAAAGTAAAAGATTTAGATATTATTTTTGATATCTTGGGCGCAAGAGTTGATAAGGTTGATTATGAGATATTAAGTAATTTGAAAAATTCGGGAATGATAGCTATTATGTTTGGTTATGAATCCGGAAATCAAGCCATACTAAATCAAATGGGGAAAAATGTTCTTTTAGAGGATAATTATAAGGCGGCAGAATTATGTGACGAATTGCATATTGCATCAACACCACAATTTATTATTGGTTATCCTGGCGAAACGGTGACTACTCTTTTGGATACAAAAAAATTCGTAAAAAAATTAAAAAAAACGAATATATCATGTAATATGCTTCAGGTATTGCCTGGTACCCCTATATACCATTACGCATATGTTCATGGGTATATTAAGGATGAAGATTCTTATTTGATGTCAGTATCGGATAAAGATGCTGCTGAATTTGATTCTTTTATTAATATGACGTGTATGCATTCATCTTACATTAAGGTTATGCGCTATATTATTCTTAAGGTTGCCCGGTATTCGGTATTGCCCCGCCCATTATATTTTATTGTCATGTTGTTTTATAATCTTTTGGCGTCTGCATATCTTGTTTTAAAATTAGGAATATCAATTTCAACATTTAAGTATATAGCATCTGTTCTATTCGGTATCGATTTATTTGGTGTATATGCAGAGAGTATAAATATTCGCGAGATGATGAGGCCATATGCTGTCGACTTAAAATGTTATGAAAGAATCAAGTATGGTTATTTTATGTGA